GGATGCGGTCCATGCGGAACATTCGCGCCGCGGACTTCTCCACGTCCCGCGCGAGCACATACCAGACGGGAGACTCGACGAGCAGGCCGTGCGGCTCCACGCAGCGTCGGCTCGAGTTGCCGTGGCGGTCGCGGTAGTCGAAGGAGAGGCACACCTGCTCGCGGAAGGCGCGTTCAAAGACGGCGAGCAGCTCCTCGGGCGGCTTGCCGACGTCCGCCAGCACCCGGGCGCTCGCGGGGCGGCTCACCACCACGCGGCGGATGAGCTCGCGCATGCCTCGGGAGCGCTCCTTGGGGACGCTGGCGAAGAGCTTCTGGAGTCCGGAGCGCGCCGCGTTGCCCCACGGAAGCGTGGAGCCGGTGGAGGAGAGACTCGCCGCCAGCCAGAGCGCGACGACTTCCTCCTGGGACAAATGCACGGCGGCCACGCCACGGTCCCTCTCGAGCCGGACGCCACCTCC
This genomic window from Myxococcus hansupus contains:
- a CDS encoding helix-turn-helix transcriptional regulator, translated to MTRVDRVMRLMDFLRGREATTVAEIAEALDVSGRTVHRDLATLRQRGIPVSSDTGPGGGVRLERDRGVAAVHLSQEEVVALWLAASLSSTGSTLPWGNAARSGLQKLFASVPKERSRGMRELIRRVVVSRPASARVLADVGKPPEELLAVFERAFREQVCLSFDYRDRHGNSSRRCVEPHGLLVESPVWYVLARDVEKSAARMFRMDRIRRARIVPDRPFTPDMDGLHAQVEAQREQARVHAREDRPSNPPK